Genomic segment of Jaculus jaculus isolate mJacJac1 chromosome 6, mJacJac1.mat.Y.cur, whole genome shotgun sequence:
ctaagccatctctccagcccaaaggtcggcactttaatcagttagttccttatctgagccgagccaggatcctcctttgttcacaatggtttgtcctacaatggcagtgtcattgtttaattagttacgtgttatttctttttggtctctcaataGCAACTGTCATTACCTGCTCAATATGGAACCTatcaacattctatcatggatAAGGGAGGAGGACATAAAGCTTCCATCCCTTTCTGACGAGTTATTGGAAGTTAATGGCTGCTGCCAAAGTGGGAGACATTTCCTTCAgaggtgtagccactggtaaattgcacATGCTCTGGTAAGTAATCCCCTATCTATGCTCATGCAGGCAGCCCTGATTAAACTCAgaaggggcacacacacacatcaaaatagaaggactagTTAGGAAGAAGAGGAATGTAAAGGAGGGACAAGTGAAgataatgggaggagattatgtctaaaataataaaacaataataatgaaagaaTCTTGCTGGgatgctcaggaggctgaggtaggaggattgccctgagtttgaaagcagcctaggactacagagtgagtcacaGCTCAATCTAggatagagtgacaccctgccttaaaaaaaaaaaaaaaaaaaatctggggctggagagatggcttagcggttaagtgcttgcctgtgaagcctaaggaccccagttcgaggctcggttccccaggacccacgttagccagatgcacaagggggcgcatgcatctggagttcgtttgcaatggctggaagccctggcgcactcattcactctctctctatctgcctctttctcgctctgtcactgtcaaataaataaatagaaataaaccaaaatatattaaaaaataaaatctggggcATGGAGAggtcacagtggttaaggcacttgccagcaaagccaaaggacccaggttcatttcttcagtactcacataaagccagatgcacaaggcggctcatatatctggaatttgtttgcaatggctacaggtttggcacaccattctccctctctccctccctctctctctctctctctctctgtccccccataaatacaatatttaaaaaatttttttaaaaaaaaattctgttttctaTCTCAGACTCTGCGCTCCCCTACCCTTCCCTAAAGTCTACATTGGTTGAGCAAGTTGAGAAGATAAGACCAGAGCAAATCTATAGCTTTCTGACACACATGAATCTGATCATAGATTGCTGACATAAAACAAGATTGTGTTTGTGATAGAAGACACAATCTAGTCATGGAGTGACAGTATtaactgtaaggttcaggagtgacccaGGACCACAGAGAGCACTCTAAGGCAAAGGCggaagttttacttatttattttttaatattttactttatttatttatttgagaatgacagagagagaaagagggagagtgagagagagagagaatgggcgcgccagggcctccaaccactgcaaacgaactccagacgcgtgcgcccccttatgcatctggctaacgtgggtcctggggagccaagcctcgaaccggggtccttaggcttcacaggcaagcgcttaactgctaagccatctctccagcacaaaggcGGAAGTTTTATTGGTAGGCGGGGGAAcgtgagctgccaggactgactcccAAGAGAGGAGCCATCagattgggattacagatagtgggctttatagactTTTCAACTGGGgaaaggtgagaaagggaaggaattttcttgttagggcagcaaatctctgttctttacattagctatatggtgagaccagaagtgacccggTGAGAGATAAAGGggtggggcagtaaatctctgttcctgAGGCATTGTTaatggttgggtaatttcttgaggaatgtggatgatccattTCCTTATATCTCCCTGTCAccatcctgttttcttttggtGTCTCCCTTTTTGGGAAGCCCATGTTGACCTAACATTAACTACCTGCTACAATGAGGAAACACATTTAGAACCTTTCCCTCAGCTACCTTCTTATAATCCACAAAGTCAAAATACCTAACTGTGACCTGGACAGACACCACCATGGCCAGAGGTGTGAGACAGGCCAGGAGGGTATGGGACTGCCAGAACACTGTGCTTGTGACCCTTTGAAtactcccctctcttcctctactGATCCACTTAATTACATCTACTGCCTCCATTACTTTCcagttgttttccttttcttcaactCATCAACTAAAAACcttctttcctgatttttgtgTCTCTCCTCCCTAAGATTCAATTTCTTCAATCTTCCtctacactggaaaaaaaaaatgtccttcctAGGAATTTGCATGGGAGAATACTCAAGTACTATGAAACTAGTAAATTGGAAAACAAAGGAATGTGGTTTTGACTATAGAATCTTCCAGATCAATAGCTCtaacaagaaaaaatataactaaggaaccccccaaaaaaagaaacagtccTGTGATGTTCATTGCAGTTGTAAGGATTCCATACCCACTGGCATAGGGGagatcccagtgatgttcatttCAGTTGTAAGGGCACCATACCCTTTGGTGTTGGggagattcttctctcttttctctttgttcctGATAAATGATGGTATCCATGATTACATAATATGTGCCCTGAAGATGGCACAAGCCCAGGGTCCTTGAGTGCCTGGTATGAAAAtcccaaagagaaggaaaaatctctTTGCCTCCTTGTCCCATTCCCATCCTTGACCTTGAGGTGGATGAGCACAAATACTGCTCTTAGGAATACAGTGTCATTGAACAAAACTACAGTACACAAGACCAAATCCTATCTGTGCCACTTATCCATTGGATTATTCTTTTCACCTCCTGGGGCTCTCTTTTCTCatctacaaaataaatattatgcCACTTATCTTAGAGGCTGTGAAACTGTCAGAAATGTATATAAAGTGACTAACATTAGTGAAAAGATTAGTGAACTTGAAGTATAGCAAGAGAAGTAATCCAAGATAAAAACAGGCTGGCACTCAGAagacactttattattatttcttttcaagtgtgtgtgtgtgtgtgtgtgtgtgtacacactgtggtcccttgtcactgcaaatgaatgcctatccagctttacatggatggctggggaattgaacccaggacatcaggctttgtaaccaagtgcCTCTtatcactgagccttctccccagtctccaaaagaaattattttaatagaGCCTAATCAATAAGGCCCTTATCAGGGCCTAACCTTCCTAGGGGAAGGGAAATACATTCTGCTTCACCCTAGATATTCTGTGCCACCTAAAGGGGACAAAATCTGAAAAGCActctgttgtgccaagacccctgaccaggagccaagtcccccagtcacccaggagtcacccagagaatcaccacagaagccaagacactcgaatgcaaaaccaacaggtttctttattgcaagcctaggcctgggctccgtccccacagtccggcacagtggtagtgagggagagcgcccttttcttttgggggaaggggttcatataggaattcgaacaaagaagtaggggatagatacatgattggttgatttaaacagttctgattggcttggggtttcagcgggcaaagttaGGGGCAGGAGCTTGGGGCACTCCAGGAAGATagagtcatctccattgtccttgaagtggagattcctcagtgtcttatctaagcaggtggttggGGGCTGGAcccccctcccacctcccccagtggagtgtttctgcaatgtccttgaagtggagattcctcagaaatgttagggggaaaggcagcaattaagcaagcaaggtttacagaagcaaaaggtcagcacattggccgctagttctctatctaagtcaggcctgggccttttttttttttaacttaaaatggttatatttggtctctcacaCTCCAGTTCATAGTCTAAGACACAAGTTCATCAAAAGGCCTAATTATAAACCTACAGAATGCTTCTTCTGTCTCTGCACATGTATTATACTGTTTTCTTTAGtaagctattttctttcttttgttttgctttgattgGTCAGGGAAAGGGAATGCCTATATGTACATATTACTGTTTAGTAAATAGAAAGAAAGTTACTGTCTCCCTTCCTCCCGAAGGCAATGTGGATACAGGTACTGGAATGAGCATCGTCATCAAAGCAATGACCAAACTAGACTAACTCATGCATGCCTGTGGCATGATGCTCCTCAAAATGACACAGAGTGGAACTATACTATCAGTTCCCCTGGGTATACACATCTCAAACTCCATAACTGCAAGAGCCAAATCCTTATAATAAATCTCTTCAATATGTTATACAGATAATCTCttttggttctgtttctctgcaGAGTCCTGAACAACACAAAATATTTCATGACTGATGGTCATAGATGACAGAGAATTCAAGTATGCTTGAGAGTTTGGCTCTGGTGACTTGATTTATTCTTGTAGTCCTAGGGATCTAACCCAGGCTcatgtatgctaagcaagcactgtcACTAAGCTGTACCTGGTAACTTCTTCTTTTAGTCACATAGATATTATGAACCTAGGTTCTAATGGGTTCCAGTTCACCCCAAATGCCTCAATTCCTACGAACTCAATTGCCTATTATGGATCCTCCACTAGGATGAGTAGGAAAATACCTTCATCCAGGTGCAGCTGAGCCAAAATTCAGCAAAGCGAACAAGCACAACCCCCTTTGAGGGCATTTCAACAAAAACACAAGACTTGGAAATCAAACTTCTTTCTCCTACTAACTCCCTTCTCTCCCCAGCCATTTCCCTTTTACATGCATGAGAGTCCCAGGATCTCCAGCAgtaccccaccccccaccccccccacatacgtacacacacggCTTCATTCCTGGTATGATTCTTGGTTTCACCTCCTTCTCTGAAGTTCACACTTATTGGACCCTTTTGGGTATTTTGCCTGGAGCAACCAAGAACTTCCTGGCACAGCTGCCAATTCTAACCTACTCAGAGACACCTTTGTGCCTGAAGGGTATAAGAGATAGTACTGTCCTGGATGGTCAGTCCCAGAGTCCACTAACTGCAGAAATGAGGTTCATTCTGATCCTCTCCCTCCTCAGCTGCTTCCTTGCAGCTTACAAGGCCAGAGTCTTAACCACATGTGAACTGGCCCATGAGCTGAAGGCCCAGGGGATGGATGGCTTCCATGGCTACAGTCTGGCAGACTGTGAGTATGAACTCCTCTCTGTGCTAAAGTGACCCTTCTCCTTTATGAGTTCCTCTCTCATCAAGGCTCTCTGGTAACTCGGAGTGACTCCCACTCTCCTGACTGCCCTTAATGCCCCTGAATACCCTCCCTATAATTCCTGGCTAGGATTTTCCTATCTACAGTAGATTTTCATCTGATTCTCACCCAAATTACTTCCCCATCCTGGCCAGGAATAGTTCCTTGGACACACCCAGAGACTGATCTAACAGATGACCCTGCACCCTTGCTTTCACCTGAGTCCAGGTCCCTGAAGCACAGTAgagcctacttctctctctctccttttcctcttttgtccGCCAAAATAATCTATATctgctatattttaaaaatcttttttttttatttatttgcaagcagagagaagagagacagaacgagaaagagaatgagtgcacccgagcctctagccactgcaaacaaactccaaatgcatgcactgtgcatctggctttacatgggtactggggaagtgaatccaggtcattagattttcaagcaagcaccttaagcgctgagtcatctcttcagccccctacatctgctatattttttaatattttatttatttatttgagtgagagaaagaggcagcaagagatAGAATAggggccccagggcctccagccactacaaactaacttcagacacatgtgccactttgtgtatctgcctttacatgagtgctggagaaatcaaacctgggtcctttggctttgaaggccttaaccactgagaaattctcaGCCCCTACATCtgctttgatttttaatattttattttatttatctataagagagagagagagaaggaggcagatagaaagataatgggcacaccagggccatgtGCTATATTTTTAAGTGCTGTTACACTTCTTGGTATCAAGAGGGATGATGGTAAGGCAATGAAAGGGTGCAAGAaggactgagattaaaggcatgcaccatcacacccagctctttgtCTGTACTTTCTTCCTGGGATTTTTCCAccatctctctctatccctcctctCCTGCATGTACTTTGTGATACAAAAATGAACATCAACAAGaatggagagccaggcatggcacacacctttaatcccagcacttgggaggcagaggtaggaggattgccatgagtctgaggccaccctgagactacataatgaattccaggtcagcctgggctacagtgagactctatctcaaaaaagagtaGATATTTGTCTGGGAGATGGGGCCAGGAAAGGGACTGACCTGGGAAACAGACTATGCTTGATTGAGTACTAggcatttcatatttatttaataaattgatGTTGTATGTACACTTACTATGGGCCAATTGTTGCTTAGGACTGAGTACCTTATGCATTATAAATGACCTCTGACATTTAGAATCCCTCCGCTTCTCCATCCCAATCTTAAAATCAGACTTCTTTTTGGGGTTGGTTTGttgggttggttttggttttggctttttgagacagggtctcactgtgtagcccaggctatcctgaaactggagatcctcccaaatgctgggattacaagtatgcaccactatgtccaaaTAAAAATggagtttttaaaacatttttaaattttatttttatttatttatttgagagaaagacagagtggtagctagagagacaaaatgggtataccaaggcccttgagcactgtaaataaactccagacacgtgcatcaccttgtgcatctggcttacatgggtcctggggaatcgaacctgctgggttcatttgactttgcaggcaagcgccttaaccgctaagccatctctccagccctaaaagccgACTTCTAATTCTAGTAGCATTAATACAACACAACTTACACTTCATTGTCCCCATGGCTTATTGAGTGACCTCTGGTCACAGACCATTCTCCCTTTACTGCCCATACCCTTTGCTTTCTCTAACATAGGGGTCTGTTTGGCGGAGCATGCAAGTAACTTGAACACCCAAGCCTGTGATGGGAAAAGTGCTGATGACTGCAGTGCCTATGGAATCTTCCAGCTGAGCAACATATGGTGCAACAACAACCAGCTTCCCTCAGAAAATGACTGCAACACACCATGCAGCAGTAAGGACTGTGAATAGGAGCAACACTGGCTGTGCTGCCCCCTAACACCTGACCCTCCATCTCACTGAAGAAGATGAGCATGGGAAACAGAAAAACCTCAAATAGTCCTCATATCACAACAGGGTGTCACAGAGATCTTCTTGCCAAAGTAGAAGAAAAGAGACACGCTGACCTGTAACTAAGTTCCCTGATTCCCACACTCCATTTTATCTTCCTCATTCACAAGTTCCCATCTCTCAAGACAGTCACACTCTTCctagcacatgtgcacacacatgtacacacacacacacctctgcatCATTCTCCTATACACTCAGACACTGCACTCAACATGCTGAGCAGAGTTTTGGAAACAGAAGCTGTCCCTGATTGATGGGGTCCTGGATTACTACTCAGAGACAAGGCAAGAAAATCTGTACAATATGAAAGACAAACCCAAAAATGGATTCTAGAAATATAAAGGATTTCTGAACCTCAGGACTGAGTTTCCCCAAGAAATTCTGCCCAATATGATCAATTATTAAAAACTACAAAAGGGACTTATTTCACTTTCCCCACtcatcacttttttcttttagaactcttagatgatgacatcaaggaTGACATCCTCTGTGCCAAGATAGCTGTGAAAGATCCTGAAAGGTCATCTACCTGGTAAGGGGGAAATGAAGGGCTAAGACGGAGAGGTGTGTGAGCAACATCTCTGCTGTAGGCTTTGCCCTGGGCTTGGACAGGGGTTTGAGACTGTTCTCCTGGTGTGAAGACGGAGTAGGATAAGGTGGAGATGCAGTCACTCAGCAGTACTGCCTCACCCATCCCAGTGTTGGACAGGCAAGGCTCTCTCTACCTGGGACTCTCTCACTGCATAAACTGACACCAGCAACTGAGCAACCCAAAGACCCCCACCCCTGATCGATGATTTCTTTCGTTACACCTAGGGATTCCTTGATAAAACACTGCAAAAGCAAGGATTTGTCCACATACCTGGCCAGCTGTGAGCTGTAAAACT
This window contains:
- the LOC123461529 gene encoding lysozyme C, milk isozyme-like, producing the protein MILGFTSFSEVHTYWTLLGILPGATKNFLAQLPILTYSETPLCLKGIRDSTVLDGQSQSPLTAEMRFILILSLLSCFLAAYKARVLTTCELAHELKAQGMDGFHGYSLADWVCLAEHASNLNTQACDGKSADDCSAYGIFQLSNIWCNNNQLPSENDCNTPCSKLLDDDIKDDILCAKIAVKDPERSSTW